The following are encoded in a window of Mycobacteriales bacterium genomic DNA:
- a CDS encoding glutamate ABC transporter substrate-binding protein, translated as MTARRRAGVAALAAVLLAGCASSRPDLPRTLGETAASEAPVTASATPPPKPPACGNPVASYAPDGPLPAPGQVPPGSTMATIRDHGRLVVGVDGATTLFSARNPLTGRLEGFDIDILREVSRALFGDPDRIEYRVIPYSQRVAVLEQKQVDLVADTFTINCARWARIAFSSEYFRAGQRLLVRSDSKFDSIRALDAAQGSVCVAKGSTNLDNLAPYKQVKVVAVDDLGRCLVLFQDGSVDAVTADDTVLEGFRSEDPYAKVVGPRFSDEPYGIGVRKDRADLVRFVNAVLERLRADGTWQRIYTRWLGSEGGVPEPPAPVYGRSA; from the coding sequence GTGACCGCCCGGCGGCGGGCCGGCGTCGCCGCGCTGGCGGCGGTGCTGCTGGCCGGCTGCGCCAGCAGCAGGCCGGACCTCCCGCGGACGCTGGGCGAGACGGCCGCGTCGGAGGCGCCGGTCACGGCGAGCGCCACGCCGCCGCCGAAGCCGCCGGCCTGCGGCAACCCGGTCGCGTCGTACGCGCCCGACGGCCCGCTCCCCGCGCCGGGCCAGGTCCCGCCCGGCTCGACCATGGCCACGATCCGGGACCACGGCCGGCTCGTCGTCGGCGTCGACGGCGCGACGACGCTGTTCTCCGCGCGCAACCCGCTCACCGGACGGCTCGAGGGCTTCGACATCGACATCCTGCGCGAGGTGTCGCGCGCGCTGTTCGGCGACCCGGACCGGATCGAGTACCGCGTCATCCCGTACTCGCAGCGGGTCGCGGTGCTGGAGCAGAAGCAGGTCGACCTGGTCGCCGACACGTTCACGATCAACTGCGCGCGGTGGGCCCGGATCGCGTTCTCCAGCGAGTACTTCCGCGCCGGCCAGCGGCTGCTCGTCCGCAGCGACTCGAAGTTCGACTCGATCCGCGCGCTCGACGCGGCACAGGGCAGCGTCTGCGTGGCGAAGGGGTCGACCAACCTCGACAACCTCGCGCCGTACAAGCAGGTCAAGGTCGTCGCCGTGGACGACCTGGGGCGTTGCCTGGTGCTGTTCCAGGACGGCTCGGTCGACGCGGTCACCGCCGACGACACGGTGCTCGAGGGGTTCCGGTCGGAGGACCCGTACGCGAAGGTGGTCGGCCCGCGCTTCAGCGACGAGCCGTACGGCATCGGTGTCCGCAAGGACCGCGCCGACCTGGTGCGGTTCGTCAACGCCGTGCTGGAACGCCTGCGCGCCGACGGCACCTGGCAGCGGATCTACACCCGCTGGCTCGGCAGCGAGGGCGGCGTGCCGGAGCCCCCGGCGCCCGTGTACGGCCGGAGCGCATGA